The Devosia sp. 1566 sequence GGGCGGGCGGCGCTGCCGGTGCGCCGGGACGGGCAGATCGTGGGGCAGGTGACGCGCGAGGCGCTGTCGCGGCTGGCGGCGCGACCGCAATGACAGCGGGCAATGGGGTGCGGCTGCTGGCACTGGCGGTGCTGGTGCTGTTTTTGATGCAGCCTGAGCTGTTCAGCCCGTTTTTTGCGCTGTTCACCAAGCCGGGGCAGCCGGCGATCTATAACCAGGGCGGTCTGCTCGACATCACGTTCAACCATCTGGGAATCGTGCTGGCGGCTACCATCGCCGCCACCATTGCGGCGGCCGGGCTGGCGATCGTCGTCACGCGCCCGTTCGGGGCCGAGTTCCTGCCGCTTTGCCGTTCGCTGGCCAATATCGGCCAGACCTTTCCGCCGGTGGCGGTGCTGGCGCTGGCGGTGCCGGCGCTTAACAGTTTCGGCACGGCGCCGACGCTGCTGGCGCTGTTTTTGTATGGGCTGCTGCCCATCTTCGAAAATACCCTCACGGGTCTCACCAATCTGCCCGCCGCGGTGACAGATGCGGCCAAGGGCATGGGGATGACGGGCTGGCAGCGGCTCATGAAGGTCGAGCTGCCGCTGGCGCTGCCGGTGATCCTCGCGGGCATTCGGCTCTCGACAGTGATTTCGCTCTCGACAGCGACCATCGGCTCGACCGTGGCGGCGCGCACGTTGGGCGAAGTTATCATCGCCGGCCTATTAACGGGTAATACTGCCTTCGTGCTGCAGGGCGGGCTGATCGTCGCTGTTCTTGCGGTGCTGATTTATGATGGGCTTTCGGCGCTCGAGCGGATGCTGATGGTGCGGACGGGGCAGGCGGGCCGGGCGGAGGGGTGAAGGATGGCGCGCGATCACGAATTGGAGCAGCGGGTGCTCGACGATTTCGGACCGCTGCCGGGGTTGAGCGAGAAAGCCATGTTTGGCGGGCTGGTCTGGCTGCTCGATGGGCACATGTTGTGTGCGGCCACCGGCGAAGGTCTGATGGTGCGGCTGGGCAGGGGCAATGACGCCTGGGCGCTGCAAGAGCCTGATATTGCTGTGGTCGTGATGTCTGGCAAGCCGATGCCGGGCTGGGTGCGGGCGGGCATCGGGGCCTGTGCCGACGAGCAATTGCGGCGGCGCCTGCTCGATGCGGCGGTCACTTTCGTGGGCGCGCTACCGCCCAAAAACTGAGGGTT is a genomic window containing:
- a CDS encoding ABC transporter permease, with the translated sequence MTAGNGVRLLALAVLVLFLMQPELFSPFFALFTKPGQPAIYNQGGLLDITFNHLGIVLAATIAATIAAAGLAIVVTRPFGAEFLPLCRSLANIGQTFPPVAVLALAVPALNSFGTAPTLLALFLYGLLPIFENTLTGLTNLPAAVTDAAKGMGMTGWQRLMKVELPLALPVILAGIRLSTVISLSTATIGSTVAARTLGEVIIAGLLTGNTAFVLQGGLIVAVLAVLIYDGLSALERMLMVRTGQAGRAEG
- a CDS encoding TfoX/Sxy family protein encodes the protein MARDHELEQRVLDDFGPLPGLSEKAMFGGLVWLLDGHMLCAATGEGLMVRLGRGNDAWALQEPDIAVVVMSGKPMPGWVRAGIGACADEQLRRRLLDAAVTFVGALPPKN